From Pseudomonas putida, one genomic window encodes:
- a CDS encoding YdcH family protein codes for MPVPHDLLADLHVTADAFQARIDKDPTLHALHKEYNAKDKEVVAAEGNGTNDDAVNRLRKERLLIKDKIERIIHPPKS; via the coding sequence ATGCCAGTTCCGCATGATCTGCTCGCTGACTTGCACGTTACCGCCGATGCATTCCAGGCACGGATAGACAAGGACCCGACGCTGCATGCCCTGCATAAGGAATACAACGCCAAAGACAAGGAGGTGGTGGCCGCCGAAGGCAATGGCACCAACGACGATGCCGTCAACCGCCTGCGCAAGGAGCGCCTGCTGATCAAGGACAAGATCGAGCGAATCATTCATCC